In Zingiber officinale cultivar Zhangliang chromosome 8B, Zo_v1.1, whole genome shotgun sequence, a single genomic region encodes these proteins:
- the LOC122015625 gene encoding two-component response regulator ORR5-like isoform X2 — protein sequence MSSTARGGRGICSGVGVAGEPAAIHVLAVDDSSVDRALIAGLLRSSKYRVTAVDSGKKALELLGMEPNVNMIITDYWMPEMTGYELLKRVKESNKLKQIPVVIMSSENVPNRINRCLAEGAEDFFLKPVRPSDVSRLSGWIR from the exons ATGTCGTCGACGGCGAGAGGAGGGAGAGGCATCTGCAGCGGAGTTGGGGTCGCAGGGGAGCCGGCGGCGATCCATGTGCTGGCGGTGGATGATAGCTCCGTCGACCGGGCGTTGATTGCGGGACTCCTTCGGAGCTCGAAGTACAGAG TCACGGCTGTGGACAGTGGGAAGAAAGCACTGGAGCTGTTGGGAATG GAACCAAACGTGAACATGATCATCACTGATTACTGGATGCCAGAAATGACAGGATACGAGCTGCTCAAAAGGGTCAAG GAATCAAACAAATTGAAACAAATCCCTGTGGTCATAATGTCTTCCGAGAACGTTCCCAACAGAATCAACAG ATGTTTGGCAGAAGGAGCGGAAGATTTCTTTCTGAAGCCTGTGAGGCCATCTGATGTATCTCGTTTGTCCGGTTGGATCAGATAG
- the LOC122015625 gene encoding two-component response regulator ORR5-like isoform X1, with protein MSSTARGGRGICSGVGVAGEPAAIHVLAVDDSSVDRALIAGLLRSSKYRVTAVDSGKKALELLGMQEPNVNMIITDYWMPEMTGYELLKRVKESNKLKQIPVVIMSSENVPNRINRCLAEGAEDFFLKPVRPSDVSRLSGWIR; from the exons ATGTCGTCGACGGCGAGAGGAGGGAGAGGCATCTGCAGCGGAGTTGGGGTCGCAGGGGAGCCGGCGGCGATCCATGTGCTGGCGGTGGATGATAGCTCCGTCGACCGGGCGTTGATTGCGGGACTCCTTCGGAGCTCGAAGTACAGAG TCACGGCTGTGGACAGTGGGAAGAAAGCACTGGAGCTGTTGGGAATG CAGGAACCAAACGTGAACATGATCATCACTGATTACTGGATGCCAGAAATGACAGGATACGAGCTGCTCAAAAGGGTCAAG GAATCAAACAAATTGAAACAAATCCCTGTGGTCATAATGTCTTCCGAGAACGTTCCCAACAGAATCAACAG ATGTTTGGCAGAAGGAGCGGAAGATTTCTTTCTGAAGCCTGTGAGGCCATCTGATGTATCTCGTTTGTCCGGTTGGATCAGATAG